In Spirochaetota bacterium, a genomic segment contains:
- a CDS encoding 3-keto-5-aminohexanoate cleavage protein has product MQKLIITAALTGGIHGKEANPALPEQPEEIIQAAYDCYNAGAAIVHIHARDKEGRQTASKEIFTEINNGIRARCPLIIQNTTGGPGLPIEKRMSSLEAKPDSASLNCGSVVFFYQGKELPFMNYRHEIEAFARAMRELNIKPELELYNPSMFLEVENLIAKQLLQPPYYINLVMGVNGMGGYEATPENLLTMVRHLPPGSIFNVSGIGKYQLAMNTMSILLGGHVRTGLEDNVFYSKSILAQSNAQLVERLVRLARELGREIALPNEAREILGIGAIQ; this is encoded by the coding sequence ATGCAAAAGCTTATCATAACTGCAGCGTTAACCGGCGGCATACACGGAAAAGAGGCAAATCCAGCACTCCCTGAACAACCCGAAGAGATAATTCAGGCAGCGTATGACTGCTATAATGCTGGTGCTGCAATTGTGCATATTCATGCACGCGATAAAGAAGGCAGGCAAACTGCATCAAAAGAAATCTTTACTGAGATCAACAATGGAATTCGCGCCCGCTGTCCACTGATAATTCAAAACACCACAGGTGGACCTGGACTCCCCATAGAAAAGCGAATGTCATCGCTTGAAGCAAAACCGGATTCTGCATCGCTCAACTGCGGTTCGGTGGTGTTCTTCTATCAGGGCAAAGAACTTCCTTTTATGAACTATCGCCACGAGATTGAAGCTTTTGCGCGCGCAATGCGGGAGCTAAACATAAAACCTGAGCTCGAACTGTATAACCCTTCGATGTTTTTAGAAGTTGAAAACCTCATTGCAAAACAACTATTGCAACCTCCCTATTATATTAATCTTGTCATGGGTGTAAACGGCATGGGTGGGTATGAGGCAACACCAGAAAATCTTTTAACTATGGTGCGACACCTTCCACCTGGAAGCATATTCAATGTGTCTGGGATTGGGAAATATCAGCTTGCAATGAATACCATGAGCATACTTTTAGGAGGGCATGTGCGCACAGGACTTGAAGATAATGTTTTTTACTCAAAAAGTATTTTAGCACAATCAAATGCACAGCTTGTGGAGCGACTGGTGCGGCTTGCCCGTGAGCTTGGAAGAGAGATTGCTTTGCCAAACGAAGCACGTGAAATATTGGGAATAGGAGCAATACAATGA